ACTGCTAGCCAAGATCGAAATCTATCGGGTGGACCATTGCCGTTGTGACAAGTTCACCATCCGACGCTATGTCGACATGGCAATTTGGCGTGATGCATTCGATCACGAAGCGTGGCACCCGTCGACCCTTCTGTGAAGAGGGCGGAAGCAACGGTGGCTGGTTGTCGCAGGGCCGTTCACGGAGCGCTCGGCCCCCTGGTGCCCGGTGGGCGGGTCTGGGCTGCGGATTTGCCCAAGCGGGAGGGAGCAGTGCGAAATTGACCGAAAATCATCGGTGCACGAGAGGGCGCACGGGTGCGGGATATGCGCCTCCCAGGCTTCATCAGGCCAAGCCTGACGGGGCGGAAGCAGCATCCGGGCCGCCGGGTTACGGTCCTGCCGTGAACGCCGACAGCCGGCTCGAACGGGCCAACGACAACGCCGCCGCCTTCTGGCTCAGCCAAGCCCGCGTCCACGGCTGGCGGTTCCGCACCGCCCGGGGTCTGACGGCAGTGCGCTGCGCCCGCACCCCGGACGACGCGCACCGGTTCGTGGTGACCCGCCGCTACGCCGAACCCGGCCTGCTGGAACGGGAGTTGGCTGGTCTGCTGAGTGAGTGGTCGACCATCGGCTTCGTGCTGGAGGACCCGTACGGAGGGCTCGACCTCACCCGCCTCGGGGCCGCCCGGATGCCGCTCATGCCGGTGATGGTCCGGGACCCGGGGCCGGTCGAGGGCATGACGGCCACCCTGCCCGCCGCCTCGGAAGCCGTCGGGGGCGGTCTCCTGACGGTGGATGAGGCCAGGGGCGGCGACAGCTTCGCGTCGGTCGAACGGGCGATCGTGGAGGGGTTCCCGCTGCCCGCCCGACAGCCCTGGGTCCGCGGCGAGGCACTTCCGGAGCAACTGCTGCGCGAGCCCGGTTGGCGGGCGTGGCTCGGCCGCGTCGACGGCGCCGTGGCGGGCGCCTGCCTCACCTACGACGACGGCCGGGCCACCGGCGTGTACTGGGTCGTCACCCTGCCCGAACACCGCGGTCGGGGAGTGGCCCGCGCCGTCCTGCAGACCGCCCTTGCCCACGCCCACCAGGACCGCCCGGCCACCCTGGTCGCCACCACGCTCGGCGAGCCGCTCTACCGCACGCTCGGATTCGCCGAGCAGGCCCGAACCTGCTGGTGGAGCCGCACCTAGGCGCAGGGCTGACCGGCGGGGCCGAGCCGGCGGGGAGCGCCTCGGGTGCTACCGGGCGAAGGCCGGCGTGGGGGTGG
The genomic region above belongs to Streptomyces sp. 1331.2 and contains:
- a CDS encoding GNAT family N-acetyltransferase — translated: MNADSRLERANDNAAAFWLSQARVHGWRFRTARGLTAVRCARTPDDAHRFVVTRRYAEPGLLERELAGLLSEWSTIGFVLEDPYGGLDLTRLGAARMPLMPVMVRDPGPVEGMTATLPAASEAVGGGLLTVDEARGGDSFASVERAIVEGFPLPARQPWVRGEALPEQLLREPGWRAWLGRVDGAVAGACLTYDDGRATGVYWVVTLPEHRGRGVARAVLQTALAHAHQDRPATLVATTLGEPLYRTLGFAEQARTCWWSRT